A window of Branchiostoma floridae strain S238N-H82 chromosome 9, Bfl_VNyyK, whole genome shotgun sequence genomic DNA:
TTTTACAATGCACAATACACAGGCTTAGGTCGACTCTGTTTTCCATAATGGTTGATTGAACTAATCTAGGGACAAGCTAAACGTGATACGTGTGTGCATCTGCCTATTTGAATACTACTCTATCTCCCTCAGGCTGTgtctctgtctatctgtctctatctctctctgtctctcagtGTGTTTTTACAATGCGCAGGCCTAGGTCTGTTTTTCATAATGCTTGATTTAATTAAGCAATGTAGATGCTAAACGTGATATGTGTATGCATCTGTACGCTTGTCTACTAACTCTCTCGTTCTCTCTTTCAAAATTACGAAAGCTTAGTAATCTGGATCTCTTTGCAGCACTGAGTGCTGATAAATTTGCGTTTATATATTGAGAAATTTAGATCTATGTCAAATCCGATATAGGCGCCACATTTTAGATTTGATGGATTGGAAAATATAGCTACTCCAGTGGGACAACAGCTGTCTGCATTTGAGTGTGTAAGTGAAAAGATGGCCCTGTCtagttgttgttgacaaaaagCTGACTGGTTGAAAAGTTTCATTGCATGTGTAGCCGTCCATAAAAGAGCGATCATATTGGAAAATGATGAACTTTATTTTTCTCAAACACAGAGAATACAATTAATTATACATTGTGGTGTTTCCATAACTGGCACAGTTTGGGCGGTCTATTAATGTCAACAGAAAAGCCTGTGTTGGTGTTGTTCTATGAAATAGGTATGGAAATACAAGTATATTTGATTTCCGTTGCAGGTTTTCATATGTACTCTCCAAGGAACTAATTATAAGATAATACTATTGTCAGCATATTAGAGTAAATGAGAAACAAAACACCAGCAGTGTCGCTTCGTCACAGTATTTATTCAACTCGCACTGTTTGTATATCTCCTTTGGCAATGTACACGTTTACAAGAATGTGACAATTACGAAACTCACAATGGTGAACGAAAAACGTATCACAACTCAATTGTTCTTTTAACGCTAAACTCAGACGTATCGTGGAATGTTTTTACTGACATTAGCTCGTCCGTTCACATCATTGGTCCCGTGATTGGGTAAAACGACCAGATGTTTTTCACAGACGACTTTAATGTGACAGGCAGATATTAACCTTTACATGATCCACGTTGTTGACACAGAGAAATGTCACGAACACCCATCCGTGACACAAAACGAAAACGACTTCAGTATCCTATCACGAAGATATACTGAGTTCATTTATTCTCTACCATAATGTACTCATAACGGTTAACAGAACATGCTGTGGGTTTCTTTTTGACGATATGTTAGAGAGATTCCCTTTGCCTGTTTACAAAATGGAATGTGGTAATAGCTGACTATTGTctgtcaaacaaaaacaaaagttgcaGTATAGCAATTTATCAAAAGGCACACCTTCAAAATAAAAGAACCCTCCTATCCGCCAGTGATATGTTCTTAATCTCTTGGCATTCAACAATTGTTAAGAAAATCTAGTGCTAGTTGCtcataaaatataaaatttgtTTGTATGGTAAAGCCGGGGCATTAAGACGAACTGGCTTTGACGATTAGGCCTCACTGActtaatgttatggatgacatccgcgcgcgcgtTTTTTTTAGACTGTTCTAaaaaatgtggccacatgttacccaatagcatccctggttaGTCAGAagtttatgcttgccagagaaTCTGCTCTCCAAagtaagggggcacatggtcagggaaTTGGGATTGAAATTGCTACGATTGTCTTTTACAGtgttactggaggtgaacatttGTCATACAAAACAAGTCTAGGAAGGAATGGACTGGATATTTTGTCCTGTGATTTAGCATAATTTTTTGCTagatttctttctctttttttcgcACTCACGCATCAATTTCGGGTCTCCATGCAtagggtgtcatccataaaattaagtcagtgtggccttaggtTCCAAGATATCTCTGTGTTGGTAGCATTGAcatctttgttttcattatcatCGGTATATTGATGGTAATTGCTTCGACATCATTTCATATGTCATTTGGATCACGTTTGATGTTATGTTATTACCACATTGGGTTTGTCATAACGTTTTATTATATTTAAGCATGACACGAGCAGAAAAGCAAAAACATACTTCCCACCTAAGCTCAGGTGCCAAAAGCGGTCGGTAGATTGATGCTTAGAGGAGCAataaactccagaagggggtgttaCATTTCAATAAATAATATGATTTAGGAAATACTGCATACGATAAAGTACGATCTGGTCCCACACACATAAAAGCATTCAATATTCTACTTCAGTACCTATATTAAAACATGGACGGtttaaataaaacaatttcGGTTTATGGCTAAATATGTCTGACGAAAGTTAGCTTACACAAATAATTTCAGGGGTTATTagattattttaaaaaaacgttttgtgtTCTTTAATATATTATAAATAATTGGCTTTCTTTGTGTCCTTTGGTGAATATAAATGATGAAAGAAGTGTCTGGGCGAATGCATGAGTAGGGTCTTTATTGGGTTTGTGAGTACCATGTTGTTTTCCCCAACACACGTCGCATAGTTCAACATAAGTGGAATTCTGCCAAAATGTTACCTTATTATGTATTGATTGTTACACACTCAATTGGAAAATAACCCCTTCTTCTGGAGTCTAGTGTTCCTTTGATaagatgattatgatgatgataatttcatcAACTGCTGATGAACATACACTGATATTAGATGCAGATATTTGACTgtgcatcatttgttgatgcTTGGGTTTACTATACGGCATTTATCCAGACCTTTGATGGTATTTATGAACCCGATGCCATGTTTGAGGCTGTTTTCTCTGTTGTGCCTTCGGCTTATACTTCCGACCGTTTGTCTGTTTCTTACCCTTCCCGTCCGTTGACCCATTCGGTCTTTGATAATCTTGCATCCACGGCTGTGGTCTCTGGGACTTCCCAACAGTATCTAAAACAGGCGTCTTATACGGCGTTTGATCTGCCTGTTGCATAGATGAGGAGTTCTGTGATAacctgtttgtctgtgtattgCCTCTCTTCCGATACGAAATATCTCCTACGCCTGTTCCCtgttggtttgttttctttgcagcATGACCTTGTCGTTTTGTTTGACCTTGAGAAGATGCAGCGTAGCTACCATCTCTCCGGATAAATTTTCTGATGTCTTCCTCGCGGGTTGTGTTCGAGACCACGTACCTGCTTCTTCTCTCGTCAGCTTGTTTGACTTTATTATGTTTTCTCTCGGACCAGTTCTTCTGGTAACGAGAAAGGGTATCATTGTCGGCCTTTTGCTTTAGCCAGCTCTTCTTCCAGAAGTCTTGGAAGGCTTTGGCACTGTTTAGCAAGAGCCAAGGTGGAAGCCACGAGTCTTCCGTGGGATCGGTAGTTCGCTCCAGTTTTGCAGCGATGTAGGTGAAGAGTGGTTGATGAGACAGGGCGAGAAGCTCGTACTCCAGGCTGTTGAGACCGTCCGTTCCGTATCTGTCTCGTCCCGTGTTCAGCTTCTGCATTCTGGAGGACGGAAATAGTATACAGAATATAGTTATCAAAAAttgttccgctgcagtaccttaggaagccgctagggggttcattatcgaacttgacctttgttttatgacccctacccacctacaaaatatcattagaatccatccaaggcttctgagttatgctgttaacagacagacagaaacacagacacacaaacacgccctaAACGTAACCTTccggcgaaggtaataaagtaTACCCAACATTTACATGGttatcatttccagctttaTATCACTACGTTAGTACAGTTCCTGTAAAATAGAATAAATATGATTTCTACTGGAGATCTGATGAgagaacaaagaaaagaagactAGAAACATAGGAGATATTCATGTGACAATGGATAATGATTAACATTATAATTGGAAAATGAGACTACATTCACTCGAATACTAGACGGGTTGATTACTTCTATTTCTATAACTTCTTAGACTTCTGTATTTTCACCCAAATGTTTTATCGTCGCTATTACCAGTTATAATGCAACGTAGAAATCCAAGGGACTGCCACTTTGCGTCATATCACCATCCAAATTACAGGCCTTATATTTTACTCTTACATCATTCTCTAAATAAAATTGATGGTCATATGATAAGTCATGTAGGAGTTAAACGAGTTTCAAACGCTCGCCTCACAAGCCACCTCAGGTCCCAGTTTGACACAAAaatcccggtctgaataggggtAAGCTTTGACAACACACAAGCGATGGGAACATGGTCCCTTACCTGTCAGGACTGGGTTTAGCCTTCCTATGTGGGATCATCTTGTACCGGGCTATTTCTGCTGGAGGTCTCATGACATACAGACTATGTGCAGTCAGtctgaaaatataaaaaagataatgtttctctctctctctgtgcattctatatataataataaatcATTTTTCTGGTTTTAATACCTGACGCTATTTTCATACCTGACGCTATTTCATATGACTGTTTAAAGGGGAAAACTGAAGACTATAACATTAGGGATATATGCATAAGAATGAtaccaaagtttttttttttaaaggattaTGTACAAATCCCAAGCGAATTTACAAATttctaagaaaatattttttcctcAAGTTGTTGAGCTtctttctctccaagcagaggttaggctccggctgtttttttaacgtttttttagtcgttcgtatcgggctttctattttgtcatttttcttgaagtaagcCAGctttgacaacacaagatacaatacaaaatagaaaactctttaaaaacgactaaaaatgtataaaaacagCCGTAGTCTTGTTGGAAGTCTTGGAGAGGGGAATTTCTACAATATGTGATTTATGTAACCAAACAACACCTTGGCCCTTTATATAATCATTTTAGTTCCATTTTTCGGAAAAGCAAATGTTGAAGTGCAAATACCACGTGCTGGTAACGATTTTTGCAAAGACGTCTGTCCCATTAGAACGAATGTAGATTTATGAAACACTGCGACGATTTTGTTGACTATTAATTGTCACAACTTCTCCCGCTGTGAGAAAATCTAATTAAGCTGTGAGTTACAAGTTGATCCATCACCTTCTAGTTCCGACGTCAGGTTCCCTACCTTCACGACTGGCATGATCATTTGATTGATAGCTCAAGCGCCGGGATAGTCTTGTTGGCCATGAACTATTTCAAAACCCATTAGAGTGGGACCAAGTCTATACGTCTTGGATCTGTCTTTAAGGCGACAAATCGCCAAGCACGGAGCTTAAATGTTTCCAGGGAGACTTATATCCTTGATAAGCGCCGTGAAGATTTACGGACAACGTCGTGCAAATCCAAAAAGTAGACCCTGGTGGCTAGTACAATTTACTGGAGCGAATAGTGATTTATAGTGCAGCTGGAACATACCTCTCCCAAAGTTACAAGCAGTACAGACATATAAGCTTTTTGTGTATTCTTATGGACATTCTTGTGTAATTTAGTTGTCGTCTTGCTTTAGACATCGTAGCTCAAACAGACGGCGCACAAAAGTCTGAAGAGTAAGGTACGACTTTATAAATAGCCATTTATTGTCAGTATCTGTAATAAcaacccttcggtgtaacacaccatcttctataactgtatctgtacagccggtataaccaccctacggtgtaacacaccaacttaTGTGTCTATACCTATACAGCCGGTACAAcctcccttcggcgtaacacaccagcttcgcaggcatacGGTGCGTCAGCATCTGATTATATTACTCCGAAGGACCTGCCATGCTTAACCTTTGCATAACTAACTGTAAGTGTTGTTTAAAGCCATCTAATGGGGATGGCCCTATAGTGCTTGACGGTAATTAAGTGtaccactctacgatagttccaGGAAAATACGAATGAGTGTTGCATTCGTGGATGGTAAAATGGTCAATCCTGGTCAGAAGTTTGTTTCCTACGTTGGAACTCGATTTGCAATGACGGATATTCGAGATTTCCAAAGGATAGGGCCAGAAAAACATGAAAGACTGTTGCCTTCTTATTTATAATCTTAAAGGGCTGGAATGGGAAAGTCGAGCTCAGAAGATTGAAAATTCGATTTGCCAAAGGCCTAGCAAACACGAAAATGCTTCCCGACCGACCATAAAAAATTCTGGCTCTTTTTCGCCCAACGCTAGCGAAAAGCATAAAAGAATGTTTGATCTGTCATCTGAGTAAAGCagaatcatttttcaaaatgttttcccgaccctataatcgaatcaacatgacctaaagGAAGTTGGGGATTTCTAAAGGTggcctctcactgcacttggggcaccggtgcggcactgcggggttcgttcactacggAGCTGCTTTGTCATTTTTGCGATTTTCTATAATTTAgacattgtgtaatacgtaaaagtttgacatagaagacaacaaaatacacaaaacgtaagaaaattgttttttttatctctgaaattcaattcgttgagtaatctttcaaatcccgcagtgccgcaccggtgccccaagtgcagtgagagttcaCCGTAAGAATCTCTGACGCCTCACCTGTTTGCCATGTCGTCATCTTCACCTCCCCAGCCCCAGAACGAGTTCGAGAAGCCGTTCACACGCTGGAAGTGCACCGTGGACAGAGCACAGATGCCGCCAAATATACTATCGTAGGGTAATCTGAAATAAAGGACAAAACAACATAATTTGTTTCATGAAACGCCACACCGTACCTATATTGAACCATATTTTGGTATTTCCGGAATATCGAAAATGTCGATACTGTAATCTAGCGTTAGatagaatacaatacaatacaataccgTAAGTATTGTAAGCATTATTAAGCATTATCAAGATGCATTTTCTTAAAATTCTGATATTTCCTTAAATATggcaagaaaaataatattgcTTCCCAAGAAAACAAGAAGTTTTAACTTGAATTTCTTATTGAGAGTGAACATCTCCTTGAAAAATAATTTCTTAAGTAAGTATTCCTTATGAAAATTACCATGaattttttctatatttttctcATTCGTTGTTAAATAGCACGCAAGTAATACGGTCGAGTTCGTATTCCTATGAATTGAGATTGAGAAAACATTAAATTTGGAAACATATTAACACGATCACAAATAAGTAAGTAATAGTCTAATTCATTTATAATACAACATAATTCTTATAGTAGGCCgataatgtatacatgtaattacgaAACTATTATTTTGTTATGACCTGTTGGGACATATGAACGATAGAACAAATACTTACTTATACATGCACTAAAACGCACAACCCCCAATTGTAGTATTGCTATAACACCCATTATTTGTGATAAAAATAGACCCAGGTCACCTAACAAACTTTAACGACTGCAGTCAGGCGTTTTCTGCTGACTACAAATCAAATTAAAAGCTGTGTGTGAGCTTTGGCTCGTCGCTTAAATTtcttgtaaggccatgttgatttgattatatggatctCAGCGTGCATTAATCGcacaaaagttttcaaccatactctaaatcgtTCAAatcagcttcaaaataagcaaacatatgcagtggattgcaaaaaaatagatatcgatcggaaaacgtataccaATGCCATAAAACATTACAAGGTTAAGAAGAtgtaaaaagaacaaaaattaagaatcttTTGCTCAGTATACTATATTGAGTGTGTCCAgtaatttttttcaaccttcttcGCACTTtcacatcagtttttggattcctatccatataatcaaatcaacatggcctaatgcttcgaaatgtatttattttactACTATTTCATTTCAACGCTCTGTTGAAGCTTTAAGCTTTTTATTTGCAGTATtctacatttcaaaaacattatAATGTCATCATGCATTGATATGGAAATGCGATTTTATCACCTTAGACATCACCTTGCGTCATCCGCCACCGTGTGCATCTTTTTACCATAGTTAACGCCAACATCAGCAAGTGAATGACGTTTCAACCTTCCCTTGAGTATGTCATATCTAACGATTGTGACAGGTTAGTCGCAGCCTGTGAATCAGTCAAGCTGATAACGGAATGAATTTCTGCTTAGACTAGCAGATCTTCCACAGACAGCAATCGGTATTCGTTAGCTTGACGTCCAATATGATAGATACCGAAAGCTGTGACGTTTGCGCCTCAATTATCGCAGTCAACGTCGATTTACACAGGACGGTAGACGGTGAACGTAGTACAAAGTATTGGTCTTCTATGGACATCTTGGCGACAAGGTACTTGTAGATAATCGATGACGGTCGGACATACAGTAAACTCCAGTTACTCAAACCAGTGAATGATACTTTGGAAACGGCCCAATGTTTCACGTAAAACCGATGACCTTTCGTGAGTGACACGTGGAATAAAGATAGTGCCACGTAAGATCCATGAAAATTTTGCTTAAAACATTTTTGACACAAACGACCTTTTGGTTAGAAGGAACAAGTGGTTTCCAAGACAaacttttggtcaaaaattgttCGGTTCAAAAGTTTAGTTGGCGTAAGATGTTAGGTCTTACGGATGGATACAGAACAAAAGAAGGGTCAACGGTGAAGTTTCTATAAGAGTCACATTTGCTCGCAGTTTGAGCGGAATAATcccctgttttctttgaatggttatGAAGTAGACGATTGCGACGTTATGCTGGAGGAAAAAATCTCGAGACTGAAATGTGGATAAAAACATTAACAACTTCTTATAGCTTACGTCAGTTCTGTTTGTCTCTAACGAAGAAACCTAACCCTGATGGCTGTCCTTATTAGGGCGTGGGGGGTGGGTGGTAGATCGATTATCCACGGTTCCCCAagggtcaagggataggtgatgTGAGGAGTGACCTCTTGCACCCAGCTTTTGATTcacttttgactttgaattGTTTTCCATAGTCAAATTTATGCTATGTGATCAAGGCGCAAGGGAACCATTCGTGGCAACAACGCCAGCGGGGATGAACTGAATTGATCTGTAGGCAAAGAATCACAACATACTCAGCCAGAATGTATTCCATCCAGCATCTGATTCTTCATCTAAAACGACAGGATAGAAATCTGGCTGTGGAACGGATTAGCTTGCTACGGAAATTACTCTAAGTAGGATTTAGGCAGGCAAAATTACCGTTTACGGTGACTCGTTTGCTACTGCTCATTTTTTGAAGGATTATAAAAACAATTCTTGGGAGTAGTACGTCTAATATTGTAAGTAGAATGGTTTATGCCTCCATAATGACAGCCACGTTGCGACCCTAGATCCGTATTATCAGACTTGTTTACATATAAAAAGACATATTGTAATGACTTAAAAAGTATTTTGCATGTTCAATAAGCATTACAGGGTTTGCAATATCTAAAATAGAATTTGATAACTAATTACGTACTTCCCATATTCGAAACACTATAAGATTACGATTTTTTTGGTTATACATTCATACCTTATCAAAATTCTATTTCATCTGATCTATTTCGCCcacagaaatatacatgtacatggaaaaaTAATAGCTTAAACTAATTTTCCGTATACATATCTCAGAATTTAATTTTCCATCAAATCTCTGGCAAATTTACATATGGTTCAATATACAAATTAATCAATTTTGATTGTACTAACACTATTTTAATGATGCAAAATAAACTAAAAGTTATACATTCTGTCATTCACTTTGTGCACAGCTTTCCTCTATTTCTAAAATAATTGAAACAACTGGCAAATATCTGCAGTACAAATACAAGATGTATGATAGTCAGTATTCATACATATGTTCTTAAAAGACATTTATTGACTTTTCTTCAATCTTTTTTGAATAGAGAGACTCAGATTCCCGTTATTGATTCAGCTAACTATATCTCTGGCGTTCTTCCAGAAGATTCCATTGGCCAGTCAATAATTCTTCCACGAGATCTCGATCAATAATTCCTTCCTTGCCCTTTAGAGCTTGTTCAAGTGTATTACTCATACTTAAGAGATTTTTGAAGATCGTTTGGATAAGAAGTAGATCGATATCCTCTATGGTTTTAATACTGAAGATATCCCCGTACGTATCAAGCTAGTTTGTGTCAAGTTCAAGGCGTTCGATTTATTCTGAATCTTTGTTATATAATGGCAGAGATAAATTGGAACAAACTTATTCTACCTCAGGCGAGTCTATCTACTCTAAATTGGTTTTACTCTAAGTTATGTATCAAATGAAACCTCAAATTTATGAAATGTTAGAAATAACCAACGGATATTCTGTTGTCtaatacagtaaatgcagaaatgttcgcggtggattaatgttcgcggttttcgcggtgaccacttcaccgcgaatttaaaaccaccgcaaacaatTTTCTACTAtcatattagattgcagtctatggtgttaccgcgaacttaaatccaccgcgaaaagtcatttttcccgctaccgacaaattaaatccccgcgaacttaaaaacatttacagtatattgctagttcaccttcatccgaGGGGTAATCTAATCGTATATACGTTTGTATTTAAAAATATAGTACTTAGGGAtttcaagtcgacggacggcggtttcaaattgcagctTTATTTTGAAAGTATTGCCAACGTATATAGGTAACAATACGTTATAGCCTCTGGCTAGTTTAGGAGGCCTTTGAGGTATTTCTTTTATACAGCCGAACGAATCAAAGCAAATCAACTTAAGTCTTCTTGGCGAATTCGAAGGTAGAAAAGAAGTTAGTTCGCTTATTTGTGCATTCACTACAAACTTTCTCCGCTAGAGCACGTtttgccacttccacggaagcaGAGCATCATTTTTCCCTCCATGATTCACCTCTTAGGAGTAAGTTACACGCTGAgagcttctttcctagaactacataGTTATGAAATAAGCTTCCATGAACTTGATTTCCTGTGGGGTACAATCTAAAACTTTTTAAGTCaagacatctttcttcacaatccattattgtaacccaaaacgcttgagtggctccatgtGCCTTGTTTTGCGGTTAATTCTAATGAAATTAAAGACAAAAAATTACGTACCTGTAGTTCATTTCGTCTACAGCCACGGACATGTGTTTGGGTGTGTGAGGACATTCGGGGAATGAATCAAAGCAAATCAAATCCAAGTCTTCTTGGCGAAAGTCTTGAAGAGTACAAGAAATAAGTTGACCACGTACCTGTAGTTCATTTCGTCTACAGCCACGGACATGTGTTTGGGCGTGTCAGGACATTTGGGGAATGAATCAAAGTTGGTCTTGAAGAGTACAAGAAATAAGTTGACCACGTACCTGTAGTTCATCTCGTCTACAGCCACGGACATGTGTTTGGGCGTGTCAGGACAGGAGTAGATGTTTCTGTCGTCCTCGGGAATCAGATCCACGTCGTGGAAGATGAAGCAGTCATAGTCGTACTCTTTCAGCGCTTCCGTAAAGCCGATGTTGAACAGCATGGCACGGTTGAACTTGGGTTCTCCGTACTGCAATCATAAATAAAGTTGATGCTAGGATTACTATCCTCCACCAGGTTGTCCAACGGGGTAAGGGGATAGTAAAATTGGCATAAAAACACATGGAATTGAACAAGGGAGTCAGTTCATTTTAAGGTTAATGTTCCAAGGCGGCCAACTCCCCTatttggtagcaaaactcccctgaaAAATTATTCTTACTATAACAGCCAACGTAGTCAGTCTGGAAGGGACTATGGATTACTGTGAAATGGCATCAGGTACATTTCAGTGAGAAAGAGGCATCTAAACCGGAAGTTTCATCgaagtaccttagaaagccgccAGTGGggcccattttcgaacttgaccttcgtcaTCCTACCAATTCCGTGCAATGAACAGAAATGTGAAGTTATCCGTTGTGTGCAACTAACTGGCTTCTACAATTTGGATTTGATAAACAAAAGTGCAACAAATAGCAAATCCGAAAATTCAAAGTGGCAAATTTCAATGGTATCCAAGTTTGAACAAAATGgtgtttgaaatattcatgctTTGAGCTACAGCAGatgacaaatatttcaaacttccGTTTGACATTTCAATGGTACCCCCTCCCGTAGAATCTCCCATACCAGGCCATATAGGAAACTATCATTTCTTCTCAGAACCAATTTGCCAGAAATTGCAGGAGGAGTTATGGCTTCCCGGGTCTGTGTTAACTGTGGAAAGGGCCTATATCATCACTGTAAACTGATTCAAATCAGCGGGAGTTAGAATACGTTTTGGTAGGGGGTAGTTTTTATATATAGGAGACGCACAGATCCTCTTCATCGCTACAGATCGCTGTGAATCATTCTTGGCTACTATGTAAACCTCCATTAGAAATGAAGATAATCTATCTtgctgcgtgtgtgtgtgtatgcatgtgtgcgtgtttgtatgtttgtatttttcGACTACCTGTGGTCATCATAATATAGAACCATGAAGATTATAGgattatatttctatttttgatgtttGATGTGTGGATATACATTAGGCAGGCGTAGATCAAAGTAAATTTTGAACCCTAGTGTCTGGAGATAGTACTGCAGAATAACTTCCATTCTTGGTACTTTTGTCCT
This region includes:
- the LOC118423166 gene encoding uncharacterized protein LOC118423166, with translation MSPAVRKAACSWRLLVVLVLLGVVALQVLLNGYVHIAGTGRPRWPYGGSSRLIREGLSRDVWETAGDREEVSTVLRKNGRSTTDSHTDSLRTSQSDILPEYHQTTAGRNASMTAGNDLVTISRGASSTLLNITSILTLPIGRGERTNDGWDRILNNTILREMFELSHALGLPVERRKHNSDVIKTVLTFLQEKRPRLANVSMELLKLRREHDDQGREKPKELCPLVPPHLVGPLIVDVKSVSKFRDIAKKNPEVRPGGRWNPPYCKSRHKVAIIVPYRDREQHLRIFLKHMHPVLRRQQLDYGIYIVEQYGEPKFNRAMLFNIGFTEALKEYDYDCFIFHDVDLIPEDDRNIYSCPDTPKHMSVAVDEMNYRLPYDSIFGGICALSTVHFQRVNGFSNSFWGWGGEDDDMANRLTAHSLYVMRPPAEIARYKMIPHRKAKPSPDRMQKLNTGRDRYGTDGLNSLEYELLALSHQPLFTYIAAKLERTTDPTEDSWLPPWLLLNSAKAFQDFWKKSWLKQKADNDTLSRYQKNWSERKHNKVKQADERRSRYVVSNTTREEDIRKFIRRDGSYAASSQGQTKRQGHAAKKTNQQGTGVGDISYRKRGNTQTNRLSQNSSSMQQADQTPYKTPVLDTVGKSQRPQPWMQDYQRPNGSTDGKGKKQTNGRKYKPKAQQRKQPQTWHRVHKYHQRSG